One window from the genome of Pseudomonas fluorescens encodes:
- the mrcB gene encoding penicillin-binding protein 1B gives MTRTRSPRTPKKPPASRLRPWLGWALKLSLVGLVVLAGFAVYLDAVVQEKFSGKRWTIPAKVYARPLELFVGQKLSKDDFLTELDALGYRRESVANGPGAASVNGNTIDLNTRGFQFYEGMEQAQPVRVRFSGDYVAALTGANNASLSVVRLEPLLIGGLYPKNLEDRILIKIDQVPPFLLDTLIAVEDRDFYHHFGVSPKSIARAIWVNTSSGHMRQGGSTLTQQLVKNFYLTNERSLTRKLTEAMMALLLELHYDKQEILEAYLNEVFVGQDGQRAVHGFGLASQFFFSQPLSELKLHQVALLVGMVKGPSSYNPRRNPERALERRNLVLDLLQQQGVATAEQVEAAKKMPLGVTKRGSLADSSFPGFMDLVKRQLREDYRDEDLTEEGLRIFTSFDPILQMKAEASVEDTFKRLGGRKGADEVEAAMVVTNPETGEVQAMIGSRQASFAGFNRALDAVRPIGSLIKPAVYLTALEKPSQYTLTSWLSDETFSVKGADGQVWKPQNYDRRSHGTVFLYQGLAHSYNLSTARLGLEVGVPNVLKTLARLGVSREFPAFPSMLLGAGGLTPIEVAAMYQTLANGGFNTPMRGIRSVLTADGEPLKRYPFQIQQRFDPASIYLIQSAMQRVMREGTGSSVYNVLPRTLTLAGKTGTSNDSRDSWFAGFSQDLLAVVWLGRDDNGKTPFTGATGALQVWTSFMRKADPLPLDMPQPDNIVQAWVDSRTGQGSDANCPGAVQMPYIRGSEPPPGAACGGTNPAESVMDWVKDWMN, from the coding sequence ATGACTCGTACCCGATCCCCCCGTACCCCCAAGAAACCACCCGCCAGTCGCCTGCGGCCCTGGCTGGGCTGGGCCCTTAAACTCAGCCTGGTGGGCCTCGTCGTGCTCGCCGGTTTTGCGGTCTATCTCGATGCCGTGGTCCAGGAGAAATTCTCCGGCAAGCGCTGGACCATCCCGGCCAAGGTCTATGCCCGGCCGTTGGAGCTGTTCGTCGGACAAAAGCTGAGCAAGGACGACTTCCTGACCGAACTCGACGCCTTGGGTTATCGCCGTGAAAGCGTGGCCAATGGTCCGGGCGCGGCCTCGGTCAATGGCAATACCATCGACCTCAACACCCGTGGTTTCCAGTTCTATGAAGGCATGGAACAGGCGCAACCGGTGCGGGTGCGTTTTTCCGGTGACTATGTGGCAGCGCTGACCGGCGCCAACAACGCGAGCCTGTCGGTGGTGCGCCTTGAGCCGCTGCTCATTGGTGGCCTGTACCCCAAGAACCTCGAAGACCGGATCCTGATCAAGATCGACCAGGTACCGCCGTTCCTGCTCGACACGCTGATCGCCGTCGAAGACCGCGACTTCTATCATCACTTCGGCGTCTCGCCCAAGTCGATCGCCCGGGCTATCTGGGTCAACACGTCCTCCGGGCATATGCGCCAGGGCGGCAGTACCCTGACCCAGCAGTTGGTCAAGAACTTCTACCTGACCAATGAGCGCAGCCTGACCCGCAAGCTCACTGAAGCGATGATGGCGCTGTTGCTGGAGCTGCACTACGACAAGCAGGAGATTCTGGAGGCGTACCTCAACGAGGTCTTCGTCGGCCAGGACGGCCAGCGGGCGGTGCACGGTTTCGGCCTTGCCAGCCAGTTCTTCTTCAGCCAGCCGCTGTCCGAGCTCAAGCTGCATCAGGTGGCGTTGCTGGTGGGCATGGTCAAGGGACCGTCTTCCTACAACCCGCGTCGTAATCCGGAACGTGCCCTCGAACGGCGCAACCTGGTGCTCGACCTGCTGCAACAACAAGGTGTGGCGACGGCCGAGCAAGTTGAAGCCGCGAAAAAGATGCCGTTGGGCGTGACCAAGCGTGGCAGCCTGGCGGACAGTTCGTTCCCCGGCTTCATGGACCTGGTCAAGCGTCAGCTACGGGAAGACTACCGCGACGAAGACTTGACCGAAGAAGGCCTGCGCATCTTCACCAGTTTCGACCCGATCCTGCAGATGAAGGCCGAAGCCTCGGTCGAGGACACCTTCAAACGGCTGGGCGGACGCAAGGGCGCCGACGAAGTCGAAGCGGCCATGGTGGTGACCAACCCGGAAACCGGTGAAGTCCAAGCCATGATCGGCAGCCGCCAGGCCAGTTTCGCCGGCTTCAACCGGGCCCTGGATGCGGTGCGTCCGATTGGTTCGCTGATCAAGCCGGCGGTGTACCTCACCGCCTTGGAAAAACCGAGCCAGTACACGCTGACCAGTTGGCTGTCGGACGAGACGTTCTCGGTCAAGGGCGCGGACGGCCAGGTCTGGAAACCGCAGAACTATGATCGTCGTTCCCACGGCACGGTGTTCCTCTATCAGGGGTTGGCGCATTCCTACAACCTGTCGACGGCTCGCCTCGGGCTGGAAGTCGGCGTGCCGAACGTACTCAAGACCCTGGCGCGGCTGGGGGTGAGTCGCGAGTTCCCGGCCTTCCCATCGATGTTGCTGGGGGCGGGTGGCCTGACGCCGATCGAGGTGGCCGCCATGTACCAGACGCTGGCCAACGGCGGCTTCAACACGCCGATGCGCGGAATCCGCAGCGTGCTGACCGCCGATGGCGAGCCGCTCAAGCGTTATCCGTTCCAGATCCAGCAGCGCTTCGATCCGGCCTCCATTTATCTGATCCAGAGCGCGATGCAGCGGGTCATGCGTGAAGGCACCGGCAGTTCGGTTTATAACGTGCTGCCCCGGACCCTGACCCTGGCGGGCAAGACGGGGACCAGTAACGACTCGCGCGACAGCTGGTTCGCCGGTTTCAGCCAGGACTTGTTGGCGGTGGTCTGGCTCGGACGTGATGACAACGGCAAGACCCCGTTCACCGGCGCCACTGGCGCGTTGCAGGTCTGGACCAGTTTCATGCGCAAGGCCGACCCTTTGCCGCTGGACATGCCGCAACCGGACAACATCGTCCAGGCCTGGGTCGATTCGCGTACTGGCCAAGGCTCCGACGCCAATTGCCCGGGTGCCGTACAGATGCCGTATATTCGCGGCAGCGAACCGCCACCCGGTGCAGCCTGTGGCGGCACGAATCCCGCCGAATCGGTGATGGATTGGGTCAAGGACTGGATGAATTAA
- a CDS encoding tetratricopeptide repeat protein, producing the protein MNKWLIPAVTAVALLSGCSTVQRGSIPVVDSGTAVSNSERVSANGGFRQTTVKRPAQGQVQAIPQGDTGVVVMVPGGGATTSAPISSTPITPGPITPGPIETSPIDQGSYSMPSTPSSVPSASSGGLSADEQLDGPVLALLTTAQQQQAGGDLNGASSSLERAQRVAPREPQVLYRLAQVRMAQGDAPQAEQLARRGLTFSNGRPALQASLWELIAQAREKQGDSAGAALARQKAKVSL; encoded by the coding sequence GTGAACAAGTGGTTGATTCCAGCGGTAACGGCCGTGGCTTTGCTCAGTGGTTGCTCTACCGTACAGCGCGGTTCGATTCCGGTCGTCGACTCCGGCACGGCTGTGTCCAACAGCGAGCGGGTTTCGGCCAACGGCGGTTTCCGTCAAACGACGGTGAAGCGGCCGGCGCAGGGCCAGGTCCAGGCCATCCCGCAGGGCGACACCGGTGTCGTCGTGATGGTGCCCGGCGGTGGTGCGACAACCTCGGCGCCGATCAGCAGCACGCCGATCACGCCGGGCCCGATCACGCCAGGGCCTATCGAAACTTCGCCGATCGATCAGGGCAGCTACAGCATGCCTTCGACGCCGAGCAGCGTCCCGTCGGCAAGTTCCGGCGGTTTGTCCGCCGATGAACAACTGGACGGCCCAGTGCTGGCCCTGCTGACCACGGCACAACAGCAACAGGCTGGTGGTGACCTCAACGGTGCTTCCTCCAGCCTGGAGCGTGCCCAGCGTGTAGCGCCGCGCGAACCGCAGGTGCTTTATCGCCTGGCCCAGGTGCGCATGGCCCAGGGCGATGCGCCGCAAGCTGAACAACTGGCTCGCCGTGGCCTGACATTCTCCAATGGTCGCCCGGCACTTCAGGCCAGCCTGTGGGAATTGATCGCCCAGGCCCGTGAGAAACAAGGCGACTCCGCTGGCGCGGCGTTGGCCCGTCAGAAGGCCAAGGTTTCGCTCTGA
- a CDS encoding YqcC family protein: MDTRFPQIADQLLLIERELRVQGWWSEVSPSAEALASVEPFAVDTLDFEQWLQWIFLPRMKAILENDLPLPNASGILAMAEMVYAQRPGQGVGLQRLLAQFDQMISNVG; encoded by the coding sequence ATGGATACGCGTTTTCCCCAAATCGCCGATCAGTTGCTGCTGATCGAGCGGGAGCTGCGGGTCCAGGGTTGGTGGAGCGAGGTATCGCCTTCGGCCGAGGCGCTGGCCAGCGTAGAGCCGTTCGCGGTCGATACCCTGGATTTCGAGCAGTGGCTGCAATGGATTTTCCTGCCCAGGATGAAAGCCATCCTGGAAAACGACCTGCCGCTGCCCAACGCCTCGGGCATCCTGGCCATGGCCGAGATGGTCTATGCCCAGCGACCCGGGCAGGGCGTGGGATTGCAGCGGCTGTTGGCGCAGTTCGATCAGATGATCAGCAACGTCGGCTGA
- a CDS encoding DUF4124 domain-containing protein: protein MRMFFLTASLLVGLSPMCMAAQVYKWVDAQGVTHFGSQPPQDAEATTVIKSSPSVAKPPAPPSGGVIGDQKAIDKEVKKQVAEQEAQLKAFCEQARTNLAQLQNNPRVREDVEGEMRRLNDEERRQRIEETRKQIDEHCQ, encoded by the coding sequence ATGCGAATGTTCTTCTTGACGGCCAGCCTGCTGGTTGGCCTGAGCCCGATGTGCATGGCCGCCCAGGTCTACAAATGGGTGGATGCCCAAGGTGTCACCCACTTCGGATCCCAGCCGCCCCAGGACGCAGAGGCCACCACCGTGATCAAGTCCTCGCCATCCGTCGCCAAACCGCCCGCGCCGCCTTCCGGCGGCGTCATTGGCGACCAGAAGGCGATCGATAAAGAGGTCAAGAAGCAGGTGGCCGAGCAGGAAGCCCAGCTCAAGGCATTTTGCGAGCAGGCCAGGACCAACCTGGCGCAGTTGCAGAACAACCCGCGGGTACGTGAGGACGTAGAAGGGGAAATGCGCCGCCTCAATGACGAAGAGCGGCGCCAGCGCATCGAGGAAACCCGCAAGCAGATCGATGAGCACTGCCAGTAA
- a CDS encoding acetolactate synthase 3 large subunit, giving the protein MELLSGGEMLVRFLRDEGVKYIYGYPGGALLHVYDALFKEPEVTHILVRHEQAATHMADGYARATGKAGVVLVTSGPGATNAITGIATAYMDSIPMVIISGQVPSTMVGTDAFQETDMIGISRPIVKHSFMIKHASEIPEVMKKAFYLAESGRPGPVVVDVPKDMTNPAEKFEYIFPKKAKLRSYSPAVRGHSGQIRKAAEMLLAAKRPVLYSGGGVILGGGSAPLTELAKMLNLPVTNTLMGLGAFPGTDRQFIGMLGMHGSYTANLAMHHADVILAVGARFDDRVINGPAKFCPNAKIIHIDIDPASISKTIKADVPIVGPVESVLTEMVAILKEIGEVPNKESVASWWKQVDEWRGDRGLFPYDKGDGSVIKPQTVIETLCEVTKGDAFVTSDVGQHQMFAAQYYKFDKPNRWINSGGLGTMGFGFPAAMGIKLSFPDADVACVTGEGSIQMNIQELSTCLQYGLPVKIVILNNGVLGMVRQWQDMSYGSRHSHSYMESLPDFVKLAEAYGHVGVRITESKDLKSKMEEAFAMKDRLVVIDIAVDTSEHVYPMQIKDGSMRDMWLSKTERT; this is encoded by the coding sequence GTGGAGCTTTTATCTGGCGGTGAGATGCTCGTCCGCTTTTTGCGTGACGAAGGCGTCAAATATATCTACGGGTACCCCGGTGGTGCTCTTCTTCATGTCTATGATGCCCTGTTCAAAGAACCGGAAGTGACCCACATCCTGGTTCGTCACGAGCAGGCGGCCACCCATATGGCTGATGGTTATGCCCGTGCTACCGGCAAGGCCGGCGTGGTCCTGGTGACTTCCGGTCCTGGCGCCACGAACGCCATCACCGGTATCGCCACCGCGTACATGGACTCCATCCCGATGGTGATCATCTCCGGCCAGGTGCCCAGCACCATGGTAGGCACCGATGCGTTCCAGGAAACCGACATGATCGGTATCTCCCGGCCGATCGTGAAGCACAGCTTCATGATCAAGCACGCGTCGGAAATCCCGGAAGTCATGAAGAAGGCCTTCTACCTGGCTGAATCCGGTCGTCCGGGCCCGGTCGTGGTCGATGTCCCGAAAGACATGACCAACCCGGCCGAGAAGTTCGAATACATCTTCCCGAAAAAAGCCAAGCTGCGTTCCTACAGCCCGGCGGTCCGTGGTCACTCCGGGCAAATCCGCAAGGCAGCCGAAATGCTGCTGGCGGCCAAGCGCCCTGTGTTGTACTCCGGTGGTGGCGTGATCCTCGGCGGTGGCTCCGCGCCGCTGACCGAACTGGCGAAAATGCTCAACCTGCCGGTCACCAATACACTGATGGGCCTGGGCGCGTTCCCAGGCACCGACCGTCAGTTCATCGGCATGCTCGGCATGCACGGCAGCTACACCGCCAACCTGGCGATGCACCACGCCGATGTGATCCTGGCGGTCGGCGCGCGTTTCGACGACCGTGTGATCAACGGCCCGGCGAAGTTCTGCCCGAACGCCAAAATCATCCATATCGACATCGACCCGGCGTCCATCTCCAAGACCATCAAGGCAGACGTGCCGATCGTCGGTCCTGTCGAGAGCGTGCTGACCGAAATGGTCGCCATTCTCAAGGAAATCGGCGAGGTTCCGAACAAGGAGTCCGTGGCCAGCTGGTGGAAGCAGGTCGATGAATGGCGCGGCGATCGCGGCCTGTTCCCTTATGACAAGGGCGACGGCAGTGTGATCAAGCCGCAGACCGTGATCGAAACCCTGTGCGAAGTGACCAAGGGCGATGCCTTTGTGACCTCCGACGTGGGTCAGCACCAGATGTTCGCGGCGCAGTACTACAAGTTCGACAAACCCAACCGCTGGATCAACTCCGGTGGCCTGGGCACCATGGGCTTCGGTTTCCCGGCGGCCATGGGTATCAAGTTGAGCTTCCCGGATGCCGACGTCGCCTGCGTCACCGGCGAAGGCAGCATCCAGATGAACATCCAGGAGCTGTCCACCTGCCTGCAATACGGTTTGCCGGTGAAGATCGTGATCCTGAACAACGGTGTGTTGGGGATGGTTCGCCAGTGGCAAGATATGAGCTACGGCAGCCGTCACTCGCACTCCTACATGGAATCGCTGCCTGATTTCGTCAAGCTGGCGGAGGCCTACGGTCACGTTGGCGTGCGCATCACCGAATCGAAGGATCTGAAGTCGAAGATGGAGGAAGCGTTCGCCATGAAGGATCGCCTGGTGGTGATCGATATTGCGGTCGACACCAGCGAGCACGTCTACCCGATGCAGATCAAAGACGGCTCCATGCGCGATATGTGGCTGAGCAAGACGGAGCGTACCTAA
- the ilvN gene encoding acetolactate synthase small subunit gives MRHIISLLLENEPGALSRVVGLFSQRNYNIESLTVAPTEDPTLSRLTLTTVGHDEVIEQITKNLNKLIEVVKLVDLSESAHIERELMLVKVKATGAQRAEIKRTTDIYRGQIVDVSASVYTVQLTGTSDKLDSFIQSIGTASILETVRSGVTGIARGDKVLSI, from the coding sequence ATGCGACACATTATTTCCTTGCTTCTGGAAAACGAACCGGGTGCGCTGTCTCGTGTTGTAGGCCTGTTCTCGCAGCGCAACTACAACATTGAAAGCCTGACCGTGGCGCCAACCGAAGACCCGACCCTGTCGCGTCTGACGCTGACTACCGTGGGGCACGATGAAGTCATCGAGCAGATCACCAAGAACCTGAACAAGCTGATCGAGGTGGTCAAGCTGGTGGACCTGTCGGAAAGCGCTCACATCGAGCGTGAACTGATGCTGGTCAAGGTCAAGGCCACCGGCGCCCAGCGCGCCGAGATCAAACGTACTACCGATATTTATCGTGGGCAGATCGTCGATGTCAGCGCCAGCGTCTATACCGTTCAGTTGACCGGTACCAGCGACAAGCTCGACAGCTTCATTCAATCGATCGGTACTGCCTCGATTCTGGAAACCGTACGCAGTGGCGTCACCGGGATTGCCCGTGGCGACAAAGTACTCAGCATTTAA
- the ilvC gene encoding ketol-acid reductoisomerase produces MKVFYDKDCDLSIIQGKKVAIIGYGSQGHAQACNLKDSGVDVTVGLRKGSATVAKAEAHGLKVTDVASAVAAADLVMILTPDEFQSALYKNEIEPNIKKGATLAFSHGFAIHYNQVVPRADLDVIMIAPKAPGHTVRSEFVKGGGIPDLIAIYQDASGNAKNVALSYAAGVGGGRTGIIETTFKDETETDLFGEQAVLCGGTVELVKAGFETLVEAGYAPEMAYFECLHELKLIVDLMYEGGIANMNYSISNNAEYGEYVTGPEVINAESRQAMRNALKRIQDGEYAKMFISEGATGYPSMTAKRRNNAAHGIEIIGEQLRSMMPWIGANKIVDKAKN; encoded by the coding sequence ATGAAAGTTTTCTACGATAAAGACTGCGACCTGTCGATCATCCAGGGCAAGAAAGTCGCCATCATCGGTTACGGTTCCCAAGGTCACGCCCAGGCGTGCAACCTGAAAGATTCCGGCGTTGACGTGACTGTCGGCCTGCGTAAAGGCTCGGCCACCGTTGCCAAGGCCGAGGCCCACGGCCTGAAAGTGACCGACGTGGCTTCTGCCGTTGCCGCAGCCGACCTGGTCATGATCCTGACTCCGGACGAGTTCCAATCGGCGCTGTACAAGAACGAAATCGAGCCGAACATCAAGAAAGGCGCCACCCTGGCCTTCTCCCACGGCTTCGCGATCCACTACAACCAGGTTGTGCCACGTGCCGACCTCGACGTGATCATGATCGCGCCGAAAGCCCCGGGCCACACCGTGCGTTCCGAGTTCGTGAAGGGCGGCGGTATCCCTGACCTGATCGCGATCTACCAGGATGCGTCCGGCAACGCCAAGAACGTGGCCCTGTCCTACGCTGCTGGCGTGGGTGGCGGTCGTACCGGCATCATCGAAACCACTTTCAAGGACGAGACCGAAACCGACCTGTTCGGCGAGCAAGCCGTTCTGTGTGGCGGTACCGTCGAGCTGGTCAAGGCCGGTTTCGAAACCCTGGTTGAAGCCGGCTACGCGCCAGAAATGGCCTACTTCGAGTGCCTGCACGAACTGAAGCTGATCGTTGACCTCATGTACGAAGGCGGTATCGCCAACATGAACTACTCGATCTCCAACAACGCCGAATACGGCGAGTACGTGACCGGTCCGGAAGTCATCAACGCCGAGTCCCGTCAGGCCATGCGCAACGCCCTGAAACGTATTCAGGACGGCGAATACGCCAAGATGTTCATCAGCGAAGGCGCCACCGGCTATCCTTCGATGACCGCCAAGCGTCGCAACAACGCCGCCCACGGTATCGAAATCATCGGCGAGCAGCTGCGCTCGATGATGCCGTGGATCGGTGCCAACAAGATCGTCGACAAAGCCAAGAACTAA
- the pssA gene encoding CDP-diacylglycerol--serine O-phosphatidyltransferase: MSERPDEPNQAPDAESLLPIDEHVEEGHDAEGRKVRHRGIYLLPNLFTTANLFAGFYSIISSMSAQAALSAGDSAGASRYFASAAIAIFVAMVLDGLDGRVARMTNTQSAFGAEYDSLSDMVAFGVAPALLAFGWALGDMGKVGWMVAFIYVAGAALRLARFNTQVGKADKRYFIGLASPAAAGVVAGVVWAFSDYGIQGSKMSFLVALLVAAAGMLMVSNIKYNSFKELDLKGRVPFVAILAVVLVFAVVFSDPPRILLLVFLAYAASGPVQYLLRLRRR, encoded by the coding sequence ATGAGCGAACGTCCCGACGAGCCAAACCAGGCTCCTGACGCCGAAAGCCTGTTGCCCATCGATGAGCACGTCGAAGAAGGCCATGACGCTGAAGGCCGTAAGGTCCGGCATCGTGGCATCTATCTGCTGCCGAATCTGTTCACCACCGCGAACCTGTTCGCCGGTTTCTATTCCATCATCAGCTCCATGAGTGCCCAGGCTGCCTTGAGCGCCGGTGATAGCGCTGGGGCAAGCCGTTACTTCGCCTCCGCCGCCATTGCCATCTTCGTCGCCATGGTGCTCGATGGCCTGGACGGGCGCGTCGCCCGCATGACCAATACCCAGAGCGCGTTCGGCGCCGAGTACGATTCACTGTCCGACATGGTCGCTTTTGGCGTGGCTCCCGCCTTGCTGGCGTTCGGCTGGGCGCTGGGGGACATGGGCAAGGTCGGCTGGATGGTTGCCTTCATCTATGTGGCGGGTGCGGCGTTGCGTCTGGCTCGTTTCAACACCCAGGTCGGCAAGGCTGACAAACGTTACTTCATCGGTCTGGCCAGTCCGGCGGCGGCGGGTGTCGTGGCCGGTGTTGTCTGGGCATTCAGCGACTACGGCATCCAGGGTTCGAAAATGTCGTTCCTGGTAGCGCTGCTGGTTGCCGCGGCCGGGATGCTGATGGTCAGCAACATCAAGTACAACAGCTTCAAGGAGCTGGATCTGAAGGGCCGTGTGCCATTTGTGGCGATTTTGGCAGTGGTGCTGGTATTCGCGGTTGTGTTCAGTGATCCGCCCCGTATCCTGCTGCTGGTATTCCTCGCCTATGCCGCTTCGGGCCCGGTGCAATACTTGTTGCGTCTTCGCCGACGCTAA
- the msrP gene encoding protein-methionine-sulfoxide reductase catalytic subunit MsrP produces MLIKIPKSSDCRESDVTPESLYLSRRQMLGATMAGLAVSGLPRWASAADAARYAEVEPGKAPSWFAEKLPSVQWEAVTVKNESITPFKDATHYNNFYEFGTDKGDPAANAGSLKTEPWSVVVDGEVGKPGRYGLEDFMKPYQLEERIYRLRCVEAWSMVIPWIGFPISALLKQVEPTSKAKYIRFETLQDPKVMPGQRSGFALIDWPYVEGLRLDEAMNPLAILAVGMYGRELPNQNGAPLRLVVPWKYGFKSVKSIVRISLVSEQPKTTWQSIASDEYGFYANVNPTVDHPRWTQARERRLPSGLFSPNVRDTLMFNGYQDEVASLYAGMDLRKDY; encoded by the coding sequence ATGCTGATCAAGATCCCCAAGTCGTCCGACTGCCGTGAATCGGACGTCACGCCCGAATCCCTCTATCTATCCCGTCGTCAGATGCTCGGTGCAACCATGGCGGGTCTCGCCGTGAGCGGCTTGCCGCGATGGGCCAGCGCTGCCGACGCGGCGCGTTATGCCGAGGTCGAGCCGGGCAAGGCGCCGTCCTGGTTTGCCGAGAAATTGCCCTCCGTCCAATGGGAGGCGGTCACGGTCAAGAACGAGTCCATCACACCGTTCAAGGACGCGACCCATTACAACAACTTCTATGAGTTCGGGACCGACAAAGGGGACCCGGCAGCCAATGCCGGCTCCTTGAAGACCGAACCCTGGAGCGTGGTAGTGGACGGGGAGGTGGGTAAGCCGGGGCGCTATGGGTTGGAAGACTTCATGAAGCCTTATCAGCTGGAAGAGCGGATTTATCGACTGCGCTGTGTCGAGGCCTGGTCGATGGTCATTCCGTGGATCGGTTTTCCCATCTCGGCATTGCTCAAGCAGGTCGAGCCGACCTCCAAGGCCAAGTACATCCGCTTCGAAACCTTGCAGGACCCCAAGGTCATGCCGGGGCAGCGTTCCGGTTTCGCCTTGATCGACTGGCCGTATGTGGAAGGCTTGCGATTGGACGAGGCGATGAACCCGTTGGCCATTCTCGCGGTTGGGATGTACGGGCGGGAGTTGCCGAATCAGAACGGCGCGCCGCTGCGTTTGGTCGTTCCGTGGAAGTACGGTTTCAAAAGTGTGAAGTCCATCGTGCGCATCAGCTTGGTGAGCGAGCAGCCAAAGACCACCTGGCAAAGCATCGCGTCTGACGAGTACGGCTTTTATGCCAACGTCAATCCAACGGTCGATCATCCGCGCTGGACCCAGGCACGTGAACGTCGTTTGCCGAGCGGGCTGTTCAGTCCCAATGTACGGGATACGCTGATGTTCAACGGCTATCAGGATGAGGTCGCTTCTTTATATGCAGGGATGGACCTGAGGAAGGACTACTGA
- the msrQ gene encoding protein-methionine-sulfoxide reductase heme-binding subunit MsrQ has translation MRFPVWRMSVFIAAAVWPLLWLYEASMNALGPDPGKVLVDRLGLGTLILLLITLSMTPLQKMTGWVGWIAVRRQLGLWCFAYVVLHLSGYAAFILGFDWSQLGVELSKRPYIIVGALGFLGLLALAVTSNRYSQRRLGVRWKKLHRLVYLILGLGLLHMLWIVRADLKEWSIYAFIGAVLLMLRIPPVMRRIPRLLGRKVPSATKA, from the coding sequence ATGCGTTTTCCAGTCTGGCGAATGAGCGTCTTCATCGCCGCGGCAGTCTGGCCGTTGCTCTGGCTTTACGAAGCCTCGATGAATGCGTTGGGCCCCGACCCGGGCAAGGTGCTGGTGGATCGGCTCGGGTTGGGGACGCTGATTTTGCTGTTGATCACCTTGAGCATGACGCCGTTGCAAAAAATGACGGGGTGGGTGGGGTGGATTGCGGTCAGGCGCCAGTTGGGGTTGTGGTGCTTTGCTTATGTGGTGCTGCATTTAAGCGGGTATGCGGCGTTCATACTGGGGTTCGACTGGTCGCAGTTGGGCGTCGAGTTGAGCAAGCGGCCTTACATTATTGTTGGGGCGCTTGGGTTTCTCGGCCTGCTGGCGCTGGCTGTCACGTCCAATCGCTACAGCCAGCGGCGACTGGGCGTGCGCTGGAAGAAATTGCATCGCCTGGTGTATCTGATTCTGGGGCTTGGGCTGCTGCATATGCTGTGGATCGTGCGGGCAGATTTGAAGGAGTGGTCGATATACGCCTTTATTGGGGCCGTACTGTTGATGCTGAGAATCCCGCCGGTTATGCGTCGGATCCCGCGTTTGCTGGGTAGGAAAGTCCCTTCTGCAACAAAAGCGTAA
- a CDS encoding paraquat-inducible protein A has product MPDPSDADRLPDLPLGDLVACHECDLLMRKPQLAHGEKAECPRCGYELYAHRHNVVERSLALVIAALLLYVPANFLPIMQLNLLGQSSQDTVWSGVVGLFDTGMQGVSVVVFLCSMGIPLLKLLCQLAVLLTIRLDVGRSYGLLLYRIYHHLRDWGMLEVYLMGVLVAIVKLADMAAITVGLGLVCFISLLLVQVWLEVVMSPHQIWQALSGEDAHAGD; this is encoded by the coding sequence ATGCCCGATCCGTCAGACGCTGATAGGTTGCCAGATCTCCCCCTGGGCGATTTGGTTGCGTGTCATGAGTGCGACTTGTTGATGCGCAAGCCCCAACTGGCCCATGGCGAAAAAGCCGAGTGCCCCCGCTGCGGTTATGAGCTTTATGCTCACCGGCACAATGTAGTCGAACGCAGTCTTGCGTTGGTGATCGCCGCCCTGCTGTTATATGTGCCGGCCAACTTTTTACCCATCATGCAACTCAATCTGCTTGGGCAGTCCTCCCAGGACACCGTCTGGAGTGGCGTAGTGGGTCTGTTCGATACCGGCATGCAAGGCGTCTCGGTAGTCGTGTTCCTGTGCAGCATGGGCATTCCGTTACTCAAGTTGCTTTGTCAGTTGGCTGTGCTGCTGACCATTCGCCTGGACGTTGGCCGTAGCTACGGTTTGTTGCTGTACCGCATTTATCACCATCTACGGGACTGGGGAATGCTCGAGGTCTACCTCATGGGCGTGCTGGTGGCCATCGTCAAGTTGGCAGACATGGCAGCCATCACCGTAGGCCTTGGCTTGGTGTGTTTCATCAGTTTGTTGCTGGTCCAGGTCTGGCTGGAGGTGGTGATGTCACCGCATCAGATCTGGCAGGCGTTATCAGGAGAAGATGCCCATGCGGGCGATTGA